In Brevibacterium zhoupengii, the following are encoded in one genomic region:
- a CDS encoding Trp biosynthesis-associated membrane protein: MTKTRGVLLVLILAGALWAISLASWQAGVTGDTLGPAGVADVSEDTSSQASPVATACVAIIAVTGLLSAMLGKIGRFVVLGFASLAAVGYGITALQSVSSPGATAWPIVGLCAAAIALIVIVYVAFSSASWTNSNRYARTAEAGGEEFDPAATWDALSRGDDPDSAAGGADDESK, from the coding sequence ATGACGAAAACACGCGGTGTCCTCCTCGTCCTCATCCTTGCGGGAGCCCTGTGGGCGATCAGCCTCGCCTCCTGGCAGGCCGGGGTCACCGGTGACACGCTCGGACCAGCCGGTGTGGCCGACGTCTCAGAGGACACGAGTTCCCAGGCATCGCCGGTCGCCACCGCCTGCGTGGCAATCATCGCCGTCACCGGACTGCTCTCCGCCATGCTGGGCAAGATCGGACGATTCGTCGTCCTCGGCTTCGCCAGTCTGGCCGCGGTCGGCTACGGCATCACCGCACTGCAGTCCGTATCATCGCCCGGCGCCACCGCATGGCCGATCGTGGGGCTGTGCGCGGCGGCCATCGCGCTCATCGTCATCGTCTACGTCGCCTTCTCCTCGGCGAGCTGGACGAACTCGAACCGGTATGCCCGGACCGCGGAAGCCGGAGGCGAAGAGTTCGACCCGGCCGCAACTTGGGACGCCCTCTCCCGCGGAGACGATCCCGACTCCGCGGCTGGTGGGGCCGACGATGAATCGAAATGA
- the trpE gene encoding anthranilate synthase component I: MTETGLTIRPSLEEFRASGADHRLVPVHAEVLADTETPLSLYRKLTDGGPGSFLFESAVSGAWARYSFIGSAPVATLISEGESFRWEGTPPVGIPAEGSVLDAVTATLELLAVDETESVLAPMVSSFVGYFGWDIVRQFEKLGPAPANEHHLPTVQLMIPGDIAVYDHYSGTLTLVANVFNVNGADTGIDEAYHAGVNRIEAMLARITKPVDAEISSTHFIPPQVSTRTDPQVYLDNVERAKREIVDGEIFQVVLGQRFDTECTADPLTVYRMLRHSNPSPFMYLLNLHDDQGQPASIIGSSPEALVTVRSGDVVTHPIAGSRPRGATTEEDSALARDLINDEKELAEHLMLVDLARNDLAKVCQAGTVDVSEFMDIVRYSHIMHISSTVRGELAPGKGAVDVLRATFPAGTLSGAPKPRALQIIDELESIGRGIYGGVVGYMSFTGDLDLAIAIRTGVLRDSVMSVYAGGGLVADSVPETEYQESQNKAAAVLGAASAASAVTKLGEPSEEWT; this comes from the coding sequence ATGACCGAGACCGGGCTGACGATCCGTCCCAGCCTCGAAGAATTTCGAGCCTCGGGCGCCGACCACCGCCTGGTACCTGTCCACGCGGAGGTGCTTGCCGACACGGAGACTCCTTTGAGTCTCTACCGCAAGCTCACCGACGGCGGACCCGGCAGCTTTCTCTTCGAGTCGGCCGTGTCCGGAGCCTGGGCACGCTACTCATTCATCGGCTCCGCTCCCGTGGCCACTCTGATCTCCGAGGGCGAGAGCTTCCGCTGGGAAGGCACACCACCGGTAGGCATCCCCGCCGAAGGCAGCGTTCTCGATGCAGTGACCGCGACCTTGGAACTGCTCGCCGTCGACGAGACCGAGTCAGTGCTGGCGCCCATGGTCTCAAGCTTCGTCGGCTATTTCGGTTGGGACATCGTCCGCCAGTTCGAAAAGCTCGGCCCAGCACCGGCCAATGAACACCATCTGCCGACAGTGCAGCTGATGATCCCCGGCGACATCGCGGTCTACGATCACTACTCGGGGACGCTGACTCTCGTGGCCAACGTCTTCAACGTCAACGGTGCCGACACCGGCATCGACGAGGCCTACCACGCGGGTGTCAACCGGATCGAAGCGATGCTGGCCAGGATCACCAAACCCGTCGACGCCGAGATCTCAAGCACTCACTTCATCCCGCCTCAGGTGTCGACACGCACCGACCCGCAGGTCTACCTTGACAATGTGGAACGGGCCAAGCGCGAAATCGTCGACGGTGAGATCTTCCAGGTCGTGCTCGGACAGCGCTTCGACACCGAGTGCACCGCCGACCCGCTGACGGTCTACCGGATGCTGCGCCACTCGAACCCCAGCCCATTCATGTACCTGCTCAACCTCCACGATGACCAAGGTCAGCCTGCCAGCATCATCGGTTCCTCACCGGAGGCTCTCGTCACGGTCCGCTCCGGTGACGTCGTCACCCATCCGATCGCGGGATCCCGCCCTCGGGGCGCCACCACGGAAGAGGACTCGGCCCTGGCCAGAGACCTCATCAACGATGAGAAGGAACTGGCTGAACACCTGATGCTCGTCGACCTTGCCCGCAACGACCTGGCGAAGGTCTGCCAGGCGGGGACCGTCGATGTCAGCGAATTCATGGACATTGTGCGCTACAGCCACATCATGCACATCTCATCAACCGTGCGCGGAGAGCTCGCGCCGGGCAAAGGGGCCGTGGACGTGCTTCGGGCCACGTTCCCCGCGGGCACTCTCTCCGGGGCGCCCAAGCCCCGTGCTCTGCAGATCATCGACGAACTGGAAAGCATCGGCCGTGGAATCTACGGGGGAGTCGTCGGCTATATGTCATTCACCGGAGACCTCGATCTGGCGATCGCCATCCGCACCGGCGTCCTCCGTGACTCGGTCATGAGCGTCTACGCCGGCGGTGGACTCGTCGCAGATTCGGTGCCCGAAACCGAATATCAGGAATCACAGAACAAGGCGGCCGCCGTGTTGGGTGCAGCATCGGCAGCCAGCGCGGTGACGAAGCTCGGGGAGCCGAGCGAGGAATGGACCTGA
- the hisI gene encoding phosphoribosyl-AMP cyclohydrolase → MSTHETTTQIDATPENWRELITLNSDGLIPVIVQEVNTREVLMMAWMDVEAIERTLSTGAAVYWSRSRQEYWVKGETSGNTQKVASLSLDCDADALLMEVEQTGPACHTLTPTCFTGRTISAN, encoded by the coding sequence ATGAGCACACACGAGACCACCACGCAGATCGACGCGACCCCGGAGAACTGGCGCGAACTGATCACTCTCAACTCCGACGGGCTCATTCCCGTCATCGTCCAGGAGGTCAACACCCGCGAGGTGCTGATGATGGCCTGGATGGATGTGGAAGCCATCGAGCGCACCCTGAGCACCGGCGCCGCCGTGTACTGGTCGCGGTCCAGGCAGGAATACTGGGTCAAGGGCGAGACCTCGGGGAACACGCAGAAGGTGGCCTCCCTGAGCCTTGACTGCGACGCAGACGCACTGCTCATGGAGGTCGAACAGACCGGGCCTGCATGCCATACTCTGACTCCGACGTGCTTCACCGGAAGGACCATCAGTGCCAACTGA
- the hisF gene encoding imidazole glycerol phosphate synthase subunit HisF — protein MVAIRVIPCLDVDEGRVVKGVKFADLKDAGDPVELARRYGESGADELTFLDVTASSGNRETVHDIVRSCAEEVFIPLTVGGGIRSVSDVDRLLRDGADKVSVNTSAVANPQLISDIAHHFGNQVLVLSLDARRTQGTQTPSGFEVTTRGGREGTGRCAIDWITEAAERGVGEILLNSIDADGTRDGFDLELIAAARTAVDVPLIASGGAGRVEHFAPAVAAGADALLAASVFHFGTLSIAEVKDALRNEGIEVR, from the coding sequence ATGGTTGCCATCAGAGTCATTCCGTGCCTGGACGTCGACGAAGGACGCGTCGTCAAGGGAGTGAAGTTCGCCGACCTCAAAGACGCCGGCGATCCGGTCGAACTGGCCCGACGCTACGGGGAATCGGGAGCAGACGAGCTGACATTCCTCGACGTCACCGCCAGCAGCGGCAACCGGGAGACGGTTCACGATATCGTCCGCTCCTGCGCCGAAGAGGTCTTCATCCCGCTGACCGTCGGCGGCGGCATCCGCAGCGTCTCCGACGTCGACCGGCTGCTGCGTGATGGGGCCGACAAGGTCTCGGTCAACACCTCGGCGGTCGCGAACCCGCAGCTCATCAGCGATATCGCCCATCATTTCGGCAACCAGGTCCTCGTCCTGTCCCTCGACGCGAGACGCACACAGGGGACGCAGACACCCTCCGGCTTCGAAGTCACCACCCGCGGCGGCAGAGAGGGAACGGGTCGCTGCGCGATCGACTGGATCACGGAGGCCGCCGAGCGTGGTGTGGGTGAGATTCTGCTCAACTCCATCGACGCAGACGGCACTCGCGACGGCTTCGACCTCGAACTCATCGCTGCCGCACGGACAGCCGTCGACGTTCCGCTCATCGCCTCCGGGGGAGCTGGACGGGTCGAGCACTTTGCCCCTGCCGTAGCCGCGGGAGCCGACGCACTGCTGGCCGCGAGCGTCTTCCACTTCGGAACTCTGAGCATCGCCGAGGTCAAGGACGCACTCCGGAACGAAGGAATCGAAGTCCGATGA
- a CDS encoding acetyl-CoA carboxylase carboxyltransferase subunit alpha/beta: MARLNAHELVDIVVDDGSFVSWDTTPITPAGGISDEYAAELAAAREKSGVDEAVITGEGRIEGRRVAIVAGEFRFLAGSIGVAAAQRLVDAIERATLEGLPLLAGPASGGTRMQEGTIAFLSMVKITNAVMAHRRAALPYLVYLRHPTTGGVFASWGSMGHVTVAEAGSLIGFLGPRVYEAIYGEKFPENVQTGENLHKHGIIDAVISPERIQTTLARVLDVLMGAKELPCRVGDPDTRPEVVDPKSDAWEAITRSRNADRPGVRDLLRTAANTVLPLNGTGQGEKDPGLLLALAKFGSAPCIVLGQDRFRQDSRAPLGPAALREARRGMRLAAELDLPLVTVIDTPGAALSKSAEEGGIAGEIARSLADLANLDAPSVSLILGEGSGGGALALIPADRVLSAENGWLSPLPPEGASAIVHRTTERAPEMAQSQGVHAPMLKETGVVDRIIAEHPDASEEPLDFVSRVGATLEYELIELMREPSDRRLARRMERYRTLGI; the protein is encoded by the coding sequence GTGGCACGGTTGAATGCTCATGAACTCGTCGACATCGTCGTGGACGACGGATCCTTCGTGTCCTGGGACACGACTCCGATCACGCCCGCCGGGGGAATCTCCGACGAGTATGCGGCCGAACTCGCCGCGGCCCGGGAGAAGTCCGGAGTCGATGAGGCCGTCATCACCGGAGAGGGCAGGATCGAGGGTCGTCGTGTCGCCATCGTCGCTGGGGAATTCCGTTTCCTCGCCGGGTCGATCGGCGTGGCCGCGGCCCAGCGGCTCGTCGACGCGATCGAACGCGCGACGCTCGAGGGCCTGCCGCTGCTGGCCGGTCCCGCCTCGGGCGGCACCAGAATGCAGGAGGGCACGATCGCGTTCCTGTCGATGGTCAAGATCACCAACGCCGTTATGGCCCATCGTCGGGCTGCTCTGCCCTACCTCGTGTACCTGCGCCACCCCACAACCGGAGGTGTGTTCGCATCCTGGGGATCGATGGGCCACGTCACCGTCGCCGAGGCAGGGTCGCTCATCGGCTTCCTCGGGCCGCGGGTCTACGAAGCCATCTACGGGGAGAAGTTCCCGGAGAACGTGCAGACGGGTGAGAACCTGCACAAGCACGGGATCATCGACGCTGTGATCAGTCCCGAGCGGATTCAGACCACCCTCGCTCGAGTCCTCGATGTCCTCATGGGCGCCAAAGAGCTTCCCTGCCGAGTGGGTGACCCGGACACCCGCCCCGAGGTGGTCGACCCGAAGTCCGACGCCTGGGAGGCGATCACTCGTTCCCGCAACGCCGATCGTCCCGGGGTCCGTGACCTGCTGCGCACCGCCGCCAACACCGTGCTGCCCCTCAACGGCACAGGACAGGGAGAGAAGGATCCAGGGCTGCTGTTGGCGCTGGCGAAGTTCGGATCCGCCCCGTGCATCGTCCTCGGCCAGGACCGGTTCCGGCAGGACTCCCGTGCGCCGCTGGGCCCGGCAGCACTGCGCGAGGCCAGGCGCGGCATGCGTTTGGCCGCCGAACTCGACCTGCCGCTCGTGACGGTCATCGACACCCCAGGGGCCGCACTGTCGAAATCGGCAGAGGAGGGCGGCATCGCCGGAGAGATCGCACGCAGCCTTGCCGACCTCGCGAACCTCGACGCTCCCTCGGTCTCACTCATCCTGGGCGAAGGCTCAGGCGGGGGAGCCCTCGCCCTGATCCCTGCAGATCGCGTGCTCAGCGCGGAGAACGGGTGGCTCTCACCTCTGCCTCCGGAAGGAGCCTCGGCGATCGTGCATCGCACGACCGAGCGTGCACCGGAGATGGCACAGAGCCAAGGGGTGCATGCGCCGATGCTCAAGGAGACGGGAGTCGTCGACCGCATCATCGCCGAACACCCGGACGCGAGTGAGGAGCCATTGGACTTCGTGTCCAGGGTCGGTGCGACACTGGAGTACGAACTCATCGAGCTCATGCGCGAACCCTCCGACCGTCGCCTCGCACGCCGGATGGAACGGTATCGCACCCTTGGAATCTAA
- a CDS encoding CaiB/BaiF CoA transferase family protein — MSNDTITGVEGPLTGYTVIDLSRALAGPHAGMMFGDLGARVIKVENPGKGDDSRSWGPPFVGPEDDPQATYFFSCNRNKESIALDLKSETGKETLRELISRADVLIENFRSGVLDRLGFSTTVCMEINPRLVLLSITGFGHDGPESSRAGYDQIAQGEAGLMSLTGSGPDDMQRVGVPIADLLAGIYGSYGVLAALLERERTGKGKVVRTSLIAGMVGVHAFQGTRATVAGQNPEPGGNHHPSLSPYGLFKCHEGAVQISVGNENLWQKFCAAFDIDPATEGMADNASRVANRPAVIELIESKFAAYGPDDLLAKLGDAGIPSGTVRTLEEVYSWDQALSQGLKVSVDHPVLGDIDLPGPPLRFFDADGEAEVETTRTAHDAPPLLNEDAEAIVSWLDSDG, encoded by the coding sequence ATGTCGAACGACACAATCACAGGGGTCGAAGGCCCACTGACCGGATACACGGTCATCGACCTCTCCCGCGCATTGGCCGGCCCACATGCGGGAATGATGTTCGGCGACCTCGGCGCTCGTGTGATCAAGGTGGAGAACCCGGGCAAGGGCGATGATTCCCGCTCCTGGGGCCCTCCCTTCGTGGGACCCGAAGACGACCCGCAGGCCACGTACTTCTTCTCCTGCAACCGCAACAAGGAATCCATCGCCCTCGACCTCAAGTCTGAGACCGGCAAGGAGACTCTGCGAGAGCTCATCTCGCGCGCCGACGTGCTCATCGAGAACTTCCGCTCCGGCGTTCTCGACCGCCTCGGCTTCTCCACCACGGTGTGCATGGAGATCAACCCGCGCCTGGTGCTCCTGTCGATCACCGGCTTCGGCCACGACGGACCCGAATCCTCACGCGCCGGCTACGACCAGATCGCTCAGGGCGAAGCAGGCCTGATGTCACTGACAGGCTCGGGACCGGATGACATGCAGCGCGTCGGCGTGCCCATCGCAGACCTCCTGGCCGGAATCTACGGCTCCTACGGTGTCCTCGCCGCTCTGCTCGAACGCGAACGCACCGGCAAGGGCAAGGTCGTCCGCACCTCCCTCATCGCCGGAATGGTCGGAGTCCATGCCTTCCAGGGCACCCGCGCCACAGTGGCCGGACAGAACCCCGAGCCCGGTGGCAACCACCACCCGTCGCTGTCTCCCTATGGACTCTTCAAATGCCATGAAGGTGCCGTGCAGATCTCCGTGGGCAACGAGAACCTGTGGCAGAAGTTCTGCGCCGCATTCGACATCGACCCAGCTACGGAAGGCATGGCCGACAATGCCTCCCGCGTCGCGAACCGTCCGGCCGTGATCGAACTCATCGAGAGCAAGTTCGCCGCCTATGGGCCAGATGACCTGCTCGCCAAACTCGGCGACGCCGGGATTCCGTCGGGCACGGTACGCACCCTCGAGGAGGTTTACTCCTGGGACCAGGCGCTGAGCCAGGGCCTCAAGGTCTCCGTCGACCACCCGGTCCTCGGCGACATCGACCTGCCCGGACCGCCCCTGCGCTTCTTCGACGCCGATGGTGAGGCCGAGGTCGAGACCACGCGGACTGCCCATGATGCTCCACCGCTGCTGAACGAGGACGCCGAAGCGATCGTGTCCTGGCTCGACTCGGACGGCTGA
- a CDS encoding PH domain-containing protein has protein sequence MPAESDFRVFRPRQVRIISIVGAVVVFIGFAVLSVALLVVDWDPWTPLDVVWMNLLGIIFAAALLRVSDIQARPSESGLVVKNMVRTRTFAWGQILGVAFSPEGDDPWPTLDLTDGTTYNVMAIQHADGPRAHEECQRLRMLIARWTHFKEE, from the coding sequence GTGCCTGCCGAATCTGATTTCCGCGTCTTCCGACCCCGCCAGGTGCGCATCATCAGCATCGTCGGCGCTGTGGTGGTGTTCATCGGGTTCGCGGTGCTCTCCGTGGCACTGCTCGTCGTGGACTGGGACCCTTGGACACCGCTCGATGTGGTCTGGATGAACCTGCTGGGAATCATCTTCGCGGCCGCCCTGCTGCGCGTGTCCGACATCCAGGCCCGACCCAGCGAATCCGGACTGGTCGTGAAGAACATGGTCAGGACACGGACCTTCGCGTGGGGCCAGATCCTCGGCGTCGCGTTCTCCCCGGAGGGCGACGACCCTTGGCCGACCCTCGATCTGACCGACGGAACCACCTACAACGTGATGGCGATCCAGCATGCGGATGGCCCCCGAGCCCACGAGGAATGTCAGCGATTGCGTATGCTCATCGCTAGATGGACCCACTTCAAGGAGGAATAG
- the hisG gene encoding ATP phosphoribosyltransferase: MLRVAVPNKGALSEAASEMLSEAGYSTRRGSKTLVHQDEVNGVEFFYLRPRDIAVYVGSGILDAGITGRDLLLESKAEAQEVIGLGFGASRFFYAGVSGSFTSPTQLEGARIATSFPNLVDADLQARGIDAKTVQLDGAIEVSIQLGVADAIADVVETGSTLRAAGLETFGEPLLESEAVLVQRDGAAETIEVLKRRLESVMVARQYVLVDYNIEERLLPQALGLTPGLESPTISPLQETGWVAARVMVESKEVNNVMDRLYAVGARAILVTNIGACRI; encoded by the coding sequence ATGCTGCGTGTAGCCGTGCCGAACAAGGGCGCACTGTCCGAAGCCGCCTCCGAGATGCTCAGCGAGGCCGGATACTCCACCCGCCGGGGAAGCAAGACCCTGGTCCATCAGGATGAAGTCAACGGCGTCGAATTCTTCTACCTGCGCCCCCGCGACATCGCCGTCTACGTCGGGTCGGGAATCCTCGACGCCGGTATCACCGGTCGTGATCTGCTGCTGGAGTCGAAGGCCGAGGCGCAGGAAGTCATCGGACTCGGGTTCGGTGCCTCCCGGTTCTTCTACGCCGGGGTCAGCGGATCCTTCACCTCCCCGACGCAGCTCGAGGGTGCCCGCATCGCCACCAGCTTCCCCAATCTCGTCGATGCCGACCTGCAGGCCAGAGGCATCGACGCGAAGACCGTCCAGCTCGACGGAGCGATCGAAGTCTCCATCCAGCTCGGCGTCGCCGACGCCATCGCCGATGTGGTCGAAACCGGCAGCACCCTGCGTGCGGCAGGGCTCGAGACCTTCGGCGAACCGCTGCTGGAGTCCGAGGCCGTCCTCGTCCAGCGAGACGGGGCAGCCGAGACCATCGAGGTGCTCAAGCGCCGACTCGAATCGGTGATGGTGGCCCGCCAGTACGTTCTCGTCGACTACAACATCGAAGAGCGGCTCCTGCCGCAAGCACTCGGACTGACCCCCGGCCTCGAATCACCCACGATCTCCCCACTGCAGGAGACGGGCTGGGTTGCCGCTCGCGTCATGGTCGAATCCAAAGAGGTCAACAACGTCATGGACCGTCTCTACGCGGTCGGTGCTCGTGCGATTCTGGTGACGAACATTGGTGCCTGCCGAATCTGA
- a CDS encoding phosphoribosyl-ATP diphosphatase: MKTFDSLYAELLQKSLDRPEGSKTVAELDAGVHAIGKKVVEEAAEVWMAAEYETKDELAGEISQLLYHLQVLMVAKDLSLDDVNSHL; this comes from the coding sequence GTGAAGACCTTTGACTCGCTCTACGCCGAACTCCTGCAGAAATCCCTCGATCGCCCCGAAGGCTCGAAGACCGTGGCCGAACTCGACGCCGGAGTCCATGCGATCGGAAAGAAGGTCGTCGAAGAAGCCGCAGAGGTCTGGATGGCGGCCGAATACGAGACCAAGGACGAGCTCGCCGGGGAGATCTCTCAGCTGCTCTACCACCTGCAGGTGCTCATGGTCGCCAAGGATCTCAGCCTCGACGACGTCAACTCGCATCTGTAG